One window from the genome of Streptomyces sp. NBC_00708 encodes:
- a CDS encoding Zn-dependent alcohol dehydrogenase: MVRAAVLPAVGAPLEITDIVLPEPGPGQVRVRLAAAGVCHSDLSLSNGTMRVPVPAVLGHEGAGTVVSVGEGVTHVAPGDGVVLNWAPSCGSCHHCGIGEIWLCANALAGAANVHARTADGTELHPGLNVAAFAEETVVAGNCVLPAPDGIPLTDAALLGCAVLTGYGAVHHSARVRAGESVVVFGIGGVGLAVLQSARIAGASQIIAVDVSPEKEELARRAGATDYVVASDTTPREIRGLTGKQGADVAVECVGRAATIRAAWESTRRGGRTTVVGIGGKDQQVTFNALEIFHWGRTLTGCVYGDSDPARDLPVLAGHIGAGRFDLSMMVTDRIGLDGIPAAFGHMIAGRGGRALVVF; this comes from the coding sequence GTGGTCCGCGCCGCCGTACTGCCCGCCGTCGGAGCTCCGCTGGAGATCACCGACATCGTCCTGCCGGAGCCCGGCCCCGGCCAGGTGCGCGTCCGCCTCGCCGCCGCCGGGGTCTGCCACTCCGACCTCTCGCTGTCCAATGGCACGATGCGGGTGCCCGTCCCCGCCGTCCTCGGTCACGAGGGCGCCGGCACCGTCGTCTCGGTCGGCGAGGGCGTCACCCATGTCGCCCCGGGCGACGGCGTCGTCCTCAACTGGGCCCCCTCCTGCGGCAGCTGCCACCACTGCGGCATCGGCGAGATCTGGCTCTGCGCGAACGCCCTGGCCGGCGCGGCGAACGTGCACGCCCGCACGGCCGACGGCACCGAGCTGCACCCCGGGCTCAACGTCGCCGCCTTCGCGGAGGAGACCGTCGTCGCCGGGAACTGCGTGCTGCCCGCCCCGGACGGCATCCCGCTCACCGACGCGGCGCTCCTGGGCTGCGCCGTGCTCACCGGATACGGCGCGGTCCACCACAGCGCCCGGGTCCGCGCGGGCGAATCCGTGGTGGTCTTCGGCATCGGCGGCGTCGGGCTCGCCGTGCTCCAGTCCGCCCGGATCGCCGGCGCCTCGCAGATCATCGCGGTGGACGTCTCCCCGGAGAAGGAGGAGCTGGCCCGCCGGGCGGGCGCCACCGACTACGTCGTCGCCTCGGACACCACACCCCGCGAGATCCGGGGGCTCACCGGCAAGCAGGGCGCGGACGTGGCCGTCGAGTGCGTGGGCCGTGCCGCCACCATCCGCGCCGCCTGGGAGTCCACCCGCCGGGGCGGCCGCACCACGGTCGTCGGCATCGGCGGCAAGGACCAGCAGGTCACCTTCAACGCGCTGGAGATCTTCCACTGGGGCCGCACGCTGACCGGCTGCGTCTACGGCGACAGCGATCCGGCCCGCGACCTGCCGGTGCTGGCCGGCCACATCGGGGCGGGCCGCTTCGACCTCTCCATGATGGTCACCGACCGGATCGGCCTGGACGGCATCCCGGCCGCCTTCGGCCACATGATCGCGGGCAGGGGCGGCCGGGCACTGGTGGTCTTCTAG
- a CDS encoding TetR/AcrR family transcriptional regulator → MSTAQETDAEDPPWAEVTPEAARRLLVAAVDAFAERGYHATTTRDIAGRAGMSPAALYIHYKTKEELLHRISRIGHDRALALLESAADSGGTAAERLASAVRSFVRWHAERHTTARVVQYELDALGEEHRTEIIALRRRTDAVVRRIIGEGVASGEFDVPDVPGTTLAVLSLCIDVARWFNAQGSRTPDEVGELYAGLVLRMVGAAR, encoded by the coding sequence ATGAGCACGGCGCAGGAGACCGACGCCGAGGACCCGCCGTGGGCCGAGGTGACGCCCGAGGCCGCCCGGCGGCTCCTCGTCGCGGCCGTCGACGCCTTCGCCGAGCGCGGGTACCACGCCACCACCACCCGGGACATCGCGGGCCGGGCCGGCATGAGCCCCGCGGCGCTCTACATCCACTACAAGACGAAGGAAGAGCTGCTCCACCGGATCAGCCGGATCGGTCACGACCGGGCCCTGGCCCTGCTGGAGTCGGCCGCCGACAGCGGCGGCACCGCCGCGGAGCGGCTCGCCTCCGCCGTACGCTCCTTCGTCCGCTGGCACGCCGAGCGGCACACCACCGCCCGCGTCGTCCAGTACGAGCTGGACGCGCTCGGCGAGGAGCACCGCACCGAGATCATCGCGCTGCGCCGCAGGACCGACGCGGTGGTGCGCCGGATCATCGGCGAGGGCGTCGCCTCCGGCGAGTTCGACGTACCGGACGTGCCGGGCACCACGCTGGCGGTGCTGTCGCTCTGCATCGACGTGGCGCGGTGGTTCAACGCGCAGGGCAGCCGGACGCCCGACGAGGTCGGTGAGCTGTACGCCGGACTGGTGCTGCGGATGGTCGGCGCCGCACGCTGA
- a CDS encoding DMT family transporter, translating to MTTLPSPAAAPPAPRDWRATAAASTTVVLWASAFVSIRSAGDAYSPGALALGRLLAGSLALGTLLLVRREGLPSRAAWPGIIWSGLLWFGLYMVVLNWGEQQVDAGTAAMVVNIGPLLIALLGARLLGEGLPRRLVLGMAVSFAGAAVVGLSMSGHGGSSVLGVLLCLLAAVAYAGGVVGQKPALRHGSALQITTFGCLAGTVACLPFSGALVSDAADAPLSATLNMVYLGLFPTALAFTTWAYALARTTAGRMGATTYAVPALVVLMSWLLLDEVPAPLTVGGGLLCLAGVAVSRTRPRTGPTTDDPAPAVEGLRHDAGDPAADRS from the coding sequence ATGACGACGCTCCCCTCCCCCGCCGCCGCGCCCCCGGCCCCCCGTGACTGGCGGGCCACGGCCGCCGCCTCCACCACCGTGGTCCTCTGGGCCTCCGCCTTCGTCTCCATCCGCAGCGCGGGCGACGCCTACTCCCCCGGCGCCCTGGCCCTCGGCCGGCTGCTGGCCGGCTCCCTGGCGCTGGGCACGCTGCTGCTCGTACGCCGCGAGGGGCTGCCGTCCCGGGCCGCCTGGCCCGGAATCATCTGGTCCGGGCTGCTGTGGTTCGGCCTGTACATGGTGGTGCTGAACTGGGGCGAGCAGCAGGTCGACGCGGGGACCGCCGCGATGGTCGTGAACATCGGGCCCCTGCTGATCGCGCTGCTCGGTGCCCGGCTGCTCGGCGAGGGGCTGCCGCGCCGGCTGGTGCTGGGCATGGCGGTGTCCTTCGCGGGCGCGGCGGTGGTGGGGCTCTCCATGTCGGGACACGGGGGTTCGTCGGTCCTGGGCGTGCTGCTGTGCCTGCTGGCGGCGGTGGCGTACGCGGGCGGGGTGGTCGGCCAGAAGCCGGCGCTGCGGCACGGATCGGCGCTCCAGATCACCACGTTCGGCTGCCTGGCCGGGACGGTGGCGTGCCTGCCGTTCTCCGGGGCGCTGGTCTCGGACGCCGCCGACGCGCCGCTGTCCGCGACGCTCAACATGGTCTACCTCGGGCTCTTCCCCACCGCGCTGGCCTTCACCACCTGGGCGTACGCCCTCGCCCGCACCACCGCCGGGCGGATGGGCGCCACCACCTACGCGGTCCCGGCGCTCGTGGTGCTGATGTCGTGGCTGCTGCTGGACGAGGTGCCCGCCCCGCTCACCGTCGGCGGCGGGCTGCTGTGCCTGGCCGGGGTGGCGGTCTCCCGGACGCGTCCGCGGACCGGTCCGACGACGGACGACCCGGCCCCGGCGGTGGAAGGACTCCGTCATGACGCGGGAGACCCGGCAGCGGACCGGAGCTGA
- a CDS encoding YiaA/YiaB family inner membrane protein: protein MSETTPVKQQTTGAYFGQAVASFGIAMAAVTLGIYFLDADAWVRAFLAIGVLYLVTSCFTLAKVIRDRQEAGQLVSRVDQARLEKILAEHDPFQKL from the coding sequence ATGAGTGAAACGACACCGGTCAAACAGCAGACCACCGGCGCCTACTTCGGGCAGGCCGTCGCGTCCTTCGGGATCGCCATGGCCGCGGTGACCCTCGGAATCTACTTCCTCGACGCCGATGCCTGGGTGCGCGCTTTCCTCGCCATCGGCGTCCTCTACCTGGTCACGTCCTGCTTCACCCTGGCCAAGGTCATCAGGGACCGGCAGGAGGCGGGCCAGCTGGTCAGCCGGGTCGACCAGGCCCGGCTGGAGAAGATCCTCGCCGAGCACGACCCCTTCCAGAAGCTCTGA
- a CDS encoding acyl-CoA dehydrogenase family protein yields the protein MNLELSEEQEAVRQLARDFVARDVAPYAVEWDRSENVDKSIVKKLGALGFLGLTVPEEYGGSGGDHLAYCLVTEELGRGDSSVRGIVSVSLGLVAKTVAAWGDEEQKRQWLPRLTSGDAVGCFGLTEPGTGSDAGSLVTRAVRDGADYVINGSKMFITNGTWADVVLLFARTNDTPGHKGVSAFLVPADTPGLTRRAIHGKLGLRGQATAELVLEDVRVPATALMGPEGKGFSIAMSALAKGRMSVAAGCVGIAQAALDAAVGYAGEREQFGKPIAGYQLVQELISDISVDVEAARLLTWRVADLVDRGQDFATAASRAKLFASEAAVRAANNALQVFGGYGYIDEYPVGKLLRDARVMTLYEGTSQIQKLIIGRALTGVSAF from the coding sequence ATGAACCTGGAGCTCAGCGAGGAGCAGGAAGCCGTCCGGCAGCTCGCCCGGGACTTCGTCGCCCGTGATGTCGCCCCGTACGCGGTCGAGTGGGACCGGTCCGAGAACGTCGACAAGTCGATCGTGAAGAAGCTGGGTGCCCTCGGCTTCCTCGGCCTGACCGTCCCCGAGGAGTACGGCGGCTCGGGCGGCGACCACCTCGCGTACTGCCTGGTGACCGAGGAGCTGGGCCGGGGCGACTCCTCGGTGCGCGGCATCGTCTCGGTCTCCCTCGGCCTGGTCGCCAAGACCGTCGCCGCCTGGGGTGACGAGGAGCAGAAGCGGCAGTGGCTGCCCCGGCTGACCTCGGGCGACGCCGTCGGCTGCTTCGGGCTCACCGAGCCCGGCACCGGCTCGGACGCGGGCAGCCTGGTGACCCGGGCCGTGCGGGACGGCGCGGACTACGTCATCAACGGCAGCAAGATGTTCATCACCAACGGCACCTGGGCCGATGTGGTGCTGCTCTTCGCCCGCACCAACGACACCCCCGGCCACAAGGGCGTCTCCGCCTTCCTGGTCCCCGCCGACACCCCCGGCCTCACCCGCCGCGCCATCCACGGCAAGCTCGGCCTGCGCGGCCAGGCGACGGCGGAACTGGTCCTGGAGGACGTCCGCGTACCCGCCACCGCCCTGATGGGCCCCGAGGGCAAGGGTTTCTCGATCGCCATGTCCGCCCTGGCGAAGGGGCGGATGTCGGTGGCGGCCGGCTGCGTCGGCATCGCCCAGGCCGCGCTGGACGCGGCCGTCGGATACGCGGGCGAGCGCGAGCAGTTCGGCAAACCGATCGCGGGCTACCAGCTCGTCCAGGAACTCATCAGCGACATCTCCGTGGACGTCGAGGCCGCGCGTCTGCTGACCTGGCGCGTCGCCGACCTCGTCGACCGGGGCCAGGACTTCGCCACCGCCGCGTCCCGGGCCAAGCTCTTCGCCTCCGAGGCCGCCGTCCGCGCCGCCAACAACGCCCTCCAGGTCTTCGGCGGCTACGGCTACATCGACGAGTACCCGGTCGGCAAGCTGCTGCGCGACGCCCGCGTGATGACGCTCTACGAGGGCACCAGCCAGATCCAGAAGCTCATCATCGGCCGCGCGCTGACCGGGGTTTCGGCGTTCTGA
- a CDS encoding TetR/AcrR family transcriptional regulator, with protein MARPRKPLLSRERIVEKASALVDAEGLDAVSTRRLAAELGVSGPSLYNHFRNKDEILDAVADAVSAQVDLSMFEESDPRDWRAALHDWAVSYRAALAAHPHIVPVLAQGPGRRPAGLRVADAVFGAMVRAGWPPAQATYIGALMRYFITGSALGSFARGFVDDETAYDPADYPHLGQAHLLAERRQQVDEGAFETGLRALVDGLALQYVPPRSER; from the coding sequence ATGGCCCGCCCGCGCAAGCCCCTCCTGAGCAGAGAACGCATCGTCGAGAAGGCGAGCGCCCTCGTGGACGCCGAAGGGCTCGACGCCGTGTCGACCCGCCGCCTGGCGGCCGAGCTGGGGGTCAGCGGGCCCTCGCTGTACAACCACTTCCGCAACAAGGACGAGATCCTGGACGCGGTCGCCGACGCCGTCTCCGCGCAGGTCGACCTGTCGATGTTCGAGGAGTCCGATCCCCGTGACTGGCGGGCCGCCCTGCACGACTGGGCGGTCTCCTACCGGGCGGCGCTCGCCGCGCACCCGCACATCGTCCCGGTGCTCGCCCAGGGGCCCGGCCGCCGCCCGGCCGGTCTGCGGGTCGCGGACGCGGTGTTCGGGGCGATGGTCCGGGCGGGGTGGCCGCCGGCCCAGGCCACCTACATCGGGGCGCTGATGCGCTACTTCATCACCGGCTCGGCGCTCGGCTCCTTCGCCCGGGGATTCGTGGACGACGAGACGGCGTACGACCCCGCCGACTACCCGCACCTGGGCCAGGCGCACCTGCTCGCCGAGCGGCGCCAGCAGGTCGACGAGGGGGCCTTCGAGACCGGGCTGCGGGCCCTGGTGGACGGGCTCGCGCTGCAGTACGTCCCGCCCCGGTCCGAGCGGTGA